The following coding sequences lie in one Vitis vinifera cultivar Pinot Noir 40024 chromosome 19, ASM3070453v1 genomic window:
- the LOC132253437 gene encoding uncharacterized protein LOC132253437: MTIFDGSNFSEWYERGQFSLGILDLDLALISDKPPEATDDSTPEQVEQSKAWSKSNRLSLMFMRMTIANNIKTSLPQTEFASEFLKSVEERFKRADKSLAGTLMAELTTMKYDGQKVCP, translated from the exons ATGACTATTTTTGATGGGTCAAACTTTTCTGAATGGTATGAAAGGGGTCAATTCTCACTGGGTATATTGGATCTTGACTTGGCTTTAATATCTGATAAACCTCCTGAAGCTACGGATGACAGTACTCCGGAGCAGGTGGAACAATCAAAAGCCTGGTCAAAATCAAACAGACTCAGTCTGATGTTTATGAGAATGACTATTGCCAATAATATCAAGACCTCTCTCCCTCAAACCGAGTTTGCCTCGGAATTTCTGAAATCTGTTGAGGAGCGCTTCAAACGCGCTGATAAGTCCCTTGCAGGCACATTGATGGCTGAATTGACCACCATGAAATATGATGGTCAGAAAG TTTGTCCTTAA